A part of Helicobacter himalayensis genomic DNA contains:
- a CDS encoding MarR family winged helix-turn-helix transcriptional regulator, whose amino-acid sequence MQLDIMQCIGLLATSMRDILSKRFDSQLEEFGITHKQAGILWKCFHTPTSQTHLCEIANADKNYVRFFIDDLEAKGLVTRVKNPQNRRENMIHLTESGRTLAIKTYVMMDRFQKEQLQMHISKSEYESLKAVLQKIYLGLH is encoded by the coding sequence ATGCAGTTAGATATTATGCAGTGTATCGGACTTCTTGCAACAAGTATGCGAGATATTCTCTCAAAGAGGTTTGACAGCCAGCTTGAAGAATTTGGTATCACGCATAAGCAGGCAGGGATTCTTTGGAAATGTTTTCATACCCCCACTTCTCAAACTCATCTTTGTGAAATTGCAAACGCAGACAAAAATTATGTGCGGTTTTTCATCGATGATTTGGAAGCTAAGGGGCTTGTAACGCGTGTGAAAAATCCGCAAAATAGGCGCGAAAATATGATTCATTTGACAGAATCTGGCAGAACGCTTGCGATAAAAACATACGTGATGATGGATAGATTCCAAAAAGAACAACTGCAAATGCATATCTCAAAATCTGAATACGAAAGCT
- the rplU gene encoding 50S ribosomal protein L21, which translates to MYAIFKNGGKQYKVSEGSIVLLDKLSLEPKSKMEFNEVLALHNGSELNVGTPLVVGAKIQAEVINEGRGKKVITFKKRRRKDSKTKRGFRRDFTRVRILKISEK; encoded by the coding sequence ATGTATGCAATATTTAAGAATGGAGGCAAACAATACAAGGTAAGCGAGGGAAGCATTGTTTTGCTTGACAAGCTAAGCCTTGAGCCAAAGTCAAAGATGGAGTTTAATGAAGTTTTGGCACTGCATAATGGAAGCGAGCTAAATGTCGGCACACCGCTTGTTGTAGGGGCTAAAATACAGGCTGAAGTGATTAATGAAGGCAGAGGCAAAAAAGTAATCACTTTCAAAAAGCGTCGTCGCAAAGATAGCAAGACTAAACGCGGATTTCGTAGGGATTTCACACGCGTGAGAATCCTCAAAATCTCTGAAAAATAA
- the rpmA gene encoding 50S ribosomal protein L27, whose amino-acid sequence MAHKKGQGSTQNNRDSAGRRLGVKKFGSQFVRAGNIIIRQRGTKVHPGDNVGIGKDHTIFALVDGVVKFTQKSKERKKVSVIPAS is encoded by the coding sequence ATGGCACATAAAAAAGGTCAGGGTAGCACCCAAAACAACCGCGATTCTGCGGGGCGTCGCTTAGGTGTGAAAAAGTTTGGTTCGCAGTTTGTGCGTGCGGGAAATATTATCATTAGACAGCGAGGCACAAAAGTGCATCCGGGTGATAATGTAGGCATAGGAAAAGATCATACGATTTTCGCACTTGTTGATGGTGTGGTGAAATTCACACAAAAATCAAAAGAGCGCAAAAAAGTCTCTGTAATCCCAGCGTCTTAG
- the obgE gene encoding GTPase ObgE, with protein MFVDSVDIFVSSGNGGAGAVSFRREKFVVQGGPDGGDGGKGGDVIFEVDTALNTLVRFRGTKHHKAQNGAPGGARRCTGKSGEDLIIKVPLGTQILNFETKEILADLERLDSRVVFLHGGKGGLGNARFKSATNQAPTYAQKGINGESLHIRLELKLIADVGLVGYPNVGKSSLISTLSNAKPEVANYEFTTITPHLGVVEVDMLHSFVMADIPGIIEGASEGKGLGLKFLKHIERVKFLLFVLDLTRSDLSALMQFENLKFELGNFSEELGNRDFGIVLSKADTLESDEFLKIKDELSALAPNAHFILEISSIAHINTEKLKFLLLEALT; from the coding sequence ATGTTTGTAGATAGTGTAGATATTTTTGTAAGTTCTGGGAATGGTGGCGCGGGAGCGGTGAGCTTTCGGCGGGAAAAGTTTGTTGTACAGGGTGGTCCTGATGGGGGCGATGGAGGTAAGGGTGGCGATGTCATCTTTGAAGTGGATACCGCGCTTAACACCCTTGTGAGATTCCGTGGCACAAAGCATCATAAAGCGCAAAATGGCGCGCCCGGTGGCGCTCGACGTTGCACGGGGAAAAGTGGCGAGGATTTGATTATTAAAGTCCCGCTTGGCACGCAGATTCTTAATTTTGAAACCAAAGAGATTTTGGCAGATTTAGAGAGACTGGATTCTCGCGTGGTGTTTTTACACGGCGGTAAAGGTGGGCTTGGCAACGCACGCTTTAAAAGTGCAACTAATCAAGCCCCAACCTACGCACAAAAAGGCATTAATGGTGAAAGTCTGCATATCCGCTTAGAGCTCAAACTCATCGCTGATGTGGGGCTTGTGGGCTATCCAAATGTGGGGAAATCAAGCCTTATTTCTACACTTTCAAACGCTAAGCCTGAAGTGGCGAATTATGAATTCACCACGATTACGCCTCATCTTGGCGTGGTGGAAGTGGATATGTTGCATTCCTTTGTGATGGCGGATATTCCGGGTATTATCGAGGGCGCAAGTGAGGGCAAAGGATTGGGGCTGAAATTTTTAAAGCATATTGAGCGCGTGAAGTTTTTGCTTTTTGTACTAGATTTGACACGCAGTGATTTATCCGCGCTTATGCAGTTTGAAAATCTTAAATTTGAATTAGGTAACTTTTCAGAAGAGCTTGGCAATAGAGACTTTGGAATCGTCCTAAGCAAAGCTGATACACTAGAATCTGATGAGTTTCTTAAGATAAAAGATGAGCTTTCCGCGCTTGCACCAAATGCGCATTTTATCCTTGAAATTTCCTCTATCGCGCATATAAACACGGAAAAACTTAAATTTTTGCTCTTAGAGGCTCTTACTTAA
- a CDS encoding tRNA 2-thiocytidine biosynthesis TtcA family protein, protein MGSTYPQISKKILSLTGKTNAQYKLIQEGDKVLLGLSGGKDSILLATLLAYMKRHAPFDFEVKALTVDYGRGGEYEYIFEYCERIGMPYELYRTDIYKILEDHKREGTIYCSFCSRMRRGALYTKALEGGFTKLALAHHLDDAAESFFMNLTYNGALRSMPPIYTAHNGLKVIRPLIFVRERQIIDFIAHNQIYIAPDCNCPINWLDDDKRPFARENTKQFLASLESKNPVFFKSLKNAFSHLHAGSFCDERYLE, encoded by the coding sequence ATGGGCAGCACTTACCCACAAATCAGCAAAAAAATCCTAAGCCTCACAGGCAAGACAAACGCGCAATACAAGCTCATACAAGAGGGCGATAAGGTACTTTTGGGTTTAAGCGGGGGTAAGGATTCTATCCTTTTAGCCACACTTTTAGCCTATATGAAGCGCCACGCACCTTTTGATTTTGAAGTCAAAGCACTCACCGTGGATTATGGGCGCGGGGGCGAATATGAGTATATTTTTGAATACTGCGAGCGTATCGGAATGCCCTATGAACTCTACCGCACAGATATTTATAAGATTTTGGAAGACCATAAAAGAGAGGGGACAATATATTGTAGTTTTTGCTCGCGTATGCGTAGAGGTGCACTTTATACAAAGGCGCTAGAAGGAGGCTTTACTAAACTTGCTTTAGCGCATCATTTAGATGATGCGGCGGAGAGTTTTTTTATGAATCTTACCTATAATGGCGCGTTGCGCTCAATGCCACCAATCTACACCGCGCATAATGGCTTGAAAGTTATCCGTCCGCTCATTTTTGTGCGCGAACGCCAGATTATTGACTTCATTGCGCATAATCAAATCTATATCGCGCCTGATTGCAATTGCCCCATAAATTGGCTTGATGATGACAAACGCCCCTTTGCACGCGAAAACACAAAGCAATTTCTTGCGAGTTTAGAATCTAAAAATCCAGTTTTTTTTAAATCACTCAAAAATGCCTTCTCACATTTGCACGCAGGAAGCTTTTGCGATGAAAGGTATTTAGAATAA
- the flgA gene encoding flagellar basal body P-ring formation chaperone FlgA, with translation MFFKKLFLFCVFACVFADELAHFPTKREFSLAKSYIVEDSEIYAHTLFPEIQKRFLLFMMPQDSLKFIVPSFEVARIFERNGYKLQTPFKEVLFTYQPSLKFQKPREFLQKLYTNFFNANCPQSLRIDSIKFSNLEELQGVDFTNADFELFGKISALKKSSGTLVAKFPQDKKKIFLQYEVYAFVKTLSTTRNVSAGEELQDSVSAQEVAFERFSVLPACESDLALASAKVYLTKGSFVSKDKLRPKILVKKGELVLVQSEGEGFSMQNSLEALQNGTFGEVINAKNTQSGKVVRIKITNKNKGTLL, from the coding sequence ATGTTTTTTAAAAAGCTTTTTTTATTTTGCGTGTTTGCTTGTGTTTTTGCTGATGAACTAGCGCATTTCCCAACCAAGCGGGAATTTAGCCTTGCAAAAAGCTATATTGTAGAAGATTCTGAAATTTACGCTCACACACTTTTCCCTGAGATACAAAAACGCTTTTTGCTTTTTATGATGCCACAAGATTCTCTAAAATTTATAGTACCTTCTTTTGAAGTGGCGCGCATTTTTGAGCGCAATGGCTACAAATTGCAAACGCCTTTTAAAGAGGTGCTTTTCACCTACCAACCTTCTTTAAAATTCCAAAAGCCCCGTGAGTTTCTCCAAAAGCTCTACACTAATTTTTTTAATGCCAATTGCCCGCAGAGTTTGAGGATAGATTCTATAAAATTTAGCAATTTAGAGGAATTGCAGGGCGTGGATTTCACAAACGCAGACTTTGAGCTTTTTGGCAAAATTAGCGCGCTGAAAAAATCTAGCGGCACACTCGTAGCGAAATTCCCACAGGATAAGAAAAAAATTTTTTTGCAATATGAAGTGTATGCGTTTGTAAAAACACTTTCCACAACGCGCAATGTAAGTGCAGGCGAGGAATTGCAAGATTCTGTTAGCGCGCAAGAAGTAGCATTTGAGCGATTTTCTGTCTTGCCTGCGTGTGAAAGCGACTTGGCTCTTGCAAGTGCGAAAGTCTATCTTACAAAAGGAAGTTTTGTAAGCAAGGATAAATTGCGCCCAAAGATTTTGGTAAAAAAGGGCGAGCTTGTGCTTGTGCAAAGTGAGGGCGAGGGATTTAGTATGCAAAATAGCCTTGAAGCGTTGCAAAATGGGACTTTTGGCGAGGTGATAAATGCTAAAAATACGCAAAGTGGGAAAGTCGTGCGCATAAAAATCACAAACAAAAACAAAGGCACACTTTTATGA
- a CDS encoding UbiX family flavin prenyltransferase, translated as MNYPKKLAVGICGASGVHLALRFIESLPKDIEVFVVPSEGALKVYAREISAFKRDCAFSLKEAILGLKRENLMLLDSYALDSCIASGSFGLEALCIIPTSTDTLAKIAHGISDNLITRSASVILKERKTLLLAVREMPLNAIMLENMLSLSRLGAHIAPPIVGYYAQIADLDSMERFFIGKWFDLLHIPHTLFKRWE; from the coding sequence ATGAATTATCCAAAAAAGCTTGCGGTTGGGATTTGTGGGGCAAGTGGCGTGCATTTGGCATTACGCTTTATTGAATCTTTACCCAAAGATATTGAAGTTTTTGTCGTACCAAGTGAGGGTGCGTTAAAGGTGTATGCGCGCGAGATAAGCGCATTTAAGCGCGATTGTGCATTTTCACTCAAAGAGGCGATTTTGGGCTTAAAGCGCGAGAATCTTATGCTTTTGGATTCTTACGCGCTAGATTCTTGCATTGCATCAGGAAGCTTTGGACTTGAAGCACTTTGCATAATTCCAACAAGCACCGATACATTGGCAAAAATCGCCCACGGTATTAGTGATAATCTCATCACGCGCAGTGCAAGTGTGATACTAAAAGAGCGCAAGACTTTATTGCTAGCTGTGCGTGAAATGCCACTAAATGCGATAATGCTAGAAAATATGCTAAGCCTTTCAAGGCTGGGTGCGCATATTGCCCCGCCGATTGTTGGCTATTATGCCCAGATTGCGGATTTGGATTCAATGGAGAGATTTTTTATCGGTAAATGGTTTGATTTACTGCATATCCCACACACGCTTTTTAAACGTTGGGAGTAG
- a CDS encoding ATP-binding cassette domain-containing protein translates to MSLLKVQNLNFCVSESFALQNISFELEKNEILAIVGESGSGKSMLAQLLLNLLPQAKFPKQSIFFEGKDLSKVKNWRAIRGKQIAYIPQEPLSALNPLQKIGKQLLESYLLHNPKPTKARLNEILTESLQRVGLDKELANRYPHELSGGQRQRALIALSVINKPQILICDEPTTALDSILQAQIIELLGSLAKNCALILITHDLAQVRGFADKIIVMHKGRIIESNSAEKLFSVPQQAYTKELLNALEFGEFRLNDFSDEVLLQLQDFSAVVASGGFLRKKDKALVSGVNMCLHKGEILGVAGESGSGKSSLAFSILRLMCHSGALRFFGKDIKDFTNAQARALCQKVSIVFQDPFASLSPRMRIGEIITEGLEVALQGKNAYKDKSARKEILKLARIESLQRVGLDKELANRYPHELSGGQRQRVSIARALALKPNILVLDEPTSALDKSSQKQILRLLLQLQKELDLSLLFITHDLEILQALSHSILVLKDGKVLEQGASKEVFNAPKSAYMKALLQAQVKKNLKIKSV, encoded by the coding sequence ATGTCGCTTTTAAAAGTACAGAATCTAAATTTTTGCGTGAGTGAAAGTTTTGCATTGCAAAATATTAGCTTTGAGTTAGAGAAAAATGAGATTCTCGCCATTGTGGGAGAATCTGGCAGTGGAAAGAGTATGCTAGCCCAACTTTTGCTAAACCTCTTGCCACAAGCAAAGTTTCCAAAACAAAGCATTTTTTTTGAAGGGAAAGATTTAAGTAAGGTAAAAAATTGGCGTGCAATCCGTGGGAAGCAAATCGCCTATATTCCGCAAGAGCCATTAAGCGCGCTCAATCCTTTGCAAAAAATTGGCAAGCAACTCCTAGAATCTTACCTCTTACATAATCCAAAGCCTACAAAAGCGCGTCTTAATGAGATTCTCACCGAATCCTTGCAACGCGTTGGGCTAGATAAAGAGCTAGCAAATCGCTATCCCCACGAGCTAAGTGGTGGGCAGAGACAGCGCGCGCTTATCGCGCTAAGCGTGATTAATAAGCCACAGATTCTAATTTGTGATGAGCCTACAACTGCGCTTGATAGTATTTTGCAGGCGCAAATTATAGAGCTTTTAGGAAGTTTGGCAAAAAATTGCGCGCTTATTCTTATCACGCACGATTTAGCGCAGGTGAGGGGTTTTGCGGATAAAATCATTGTTATGCACAAAGGCAGAATTATAGAATCTAACAGCGCGGAGAAGCTTTTTAGCGTGCCACAGCAAGCCTACACAAAGGAGCTTTTAAACGCGCTTGAGTTTGGGGAATTTAGGCTGAATGATTTTAGCGATGAAGTTTTATTGCAATTGCAGGATTTTAGCGCGGTGGTTGCGAGCGGAGGATTTTTACGCAAAAAAGACAAGGCGCTTGTAAGTGGTGTAAATATGTGCTTACATAAAGGTGAGATTCTAGGCGTAGCTGGAGAATCTGGTAGCGGAAAGTCAAGCCTAGCGTTTAGTATTTTGCGTCTTATGTGCCATAGCGGTGCTTTGCGCTTTTTTGGCAAGGATATAAAGGATTTTACAAATGCGCAAGCGCGCGCGCTGTGTCAAAAAGTTAGCATTGTGTTTCAAGATCCATTTGCTTCGCTTAGCCCTAGAATGCGTATAGGTGAGATTATTACAGAGGGTTTGGAGGTAGCTTTGCAAGGCAAAAACGCGTATAAAGACAAATCCGCGCGCAAAGAGATTTTGAAACTCGCACGGATAGAATCCTTGCAACGCGTTGGGTTAGATAAAGAGCTAGCAAATCGCTATCCCCACGAGCTAAGTGGTGGGCAAAGACAGCGCGTAAGTATCGCTCGCGCGCTTGCACTAAAGCCAAATATTTTGGTGCTAGATGAGCCCACAAGTGCGCTTGATAAATCCTCGCAAAAGCAGATTCTGCGCCTTTTGTTACAATTGCAAAAAGAGCTTGATTTGTCGCTTCTTTTTATCACGCACGATTTAGAAATTTTGCAAGCATTAAGCCATAGCATTTTGGTGCTAAAAGATGGCAAGGTGCTTGAGCAGGGCGCAAGTAAAGAGGTTTTTAACGCGCCAAAAAGCGCCTATATGAAAGCACTTTTACAAGCACAGGTTAAAAAGAATTTAAAAATAAAGAGTGTATAA
- the thiS gene encoding sulfur carrier protein ThiS — MAHITLNGESYECNASTIEELVVEVGASTKAIALAQNMQVVHTKNWAQTPIKENDEIEILQFVGGG, encoded by the coding sequence ATGGCACATATCACTCTTAATGGAGAATCTTATGAATGCAACGCAAGCACGATTGAAGAGCTTGTTGTTGAGGTGGGAGCAAGCACTAAGGCAATCGCTTTGGCGCAAAATATGCAGGTAGTGCATACAAAAAATTGGGCACAAACACCAATCAAAGAAAATGATGAAATTGAGATTTTGCAATTTGTCGGCGGAGGGTGA
- a CDS encoding sodium-dependent transporter: protein MYFSKIGFILVALGSSIGLGHIWKFPYTAGLNGGGAFVVLYVLLAFGVGVALLLTEMILGQASRKNALECYPTLYARSSGTPPNKKFRLFGFSVVVGPLILSFYAVILGWIVCYLMLAFMGYPSSVEEAKGLFSDLSEHSFWYQSFGFSAILFFSSFIVASGIKEGIERFNIIFMPLLFVIFIGLLIYAMNMSSFGKSVDFMFKFDFSKITSRVVIEALGQVFFSLSLGVGTILTYARYAPQSQNLLKSSLWIVLSGIIISLIAGLMIFTFLYEFGQEPKGGSELLFEALPLAFGKMNATIHHSGEVVGFLFFLAVIFAGITSAVSILEPAVATFKDRFNISQAKSVWIITLGIWILGEIIIVSFLSAFAPSFRLFNHSLFENIAFVSSDFLMPLGGLLAVIFVGYRLKTKFLQEITGSFLGKWQFRVWIFLVRFVAPIAIVGILVWEVSSVLKIF, encoded by the coding sequence ATGTATTTTTCAAAAATCGGCTTTATCTTAGTCGCACTTGGGAGTTCGATAGGCTTAGGACATATTTGGAAATTTCCCTACACAGCCGGACTTAATGGCGGTGGCGCGTTTGTGGTGTTGTATGTCTTGCTAGCTTTTGGCGTTGGCGTGGCATTGCTTCTTACTGAAATGATTCTTGGGCAAGCTTCGCGCAAAAATGCACTTGAGTGCTACCCCACGCTTTATGCGCGTAGTTCAGGCACGCCCCCTAATAAAAAATTCCGCCTTTTTGGCTTTAGCGTAGTGGTTGGACCTTTGATATTGTCATTTTACGCGGTGATTTTAGGCTGGATTGTGTGCTATTTGATGTTGGCATTTATGGGGTATCCCAGCAGTGTGGAGGAGGCAAAAGGGCTTTTTTCAGATTTGAGCGAACATTCTTTTTGGTATCAATCTTTTGGTTTTAGTGCGATTTTATTTTTTAGCTCTTTTATCGTTGCATCGGGCATAAAAGAGGGGATTGAGCGTTTTAATATCATCTTTATGCCATTGCTTTTTGTGATTTTTATTGGGCTGCTTATTTATGCGATGAATATGAGTAGCTTTGGGAAAAGTGTGGATTTTATGTTTAAATTTGATTTTAGTAAAATCACTTCACGCGTGGTGATTGAGGCACTAGGACAGGTGTTTTTCTCGCTTTCTTTGGGCGTTGGGACGATTCTCACTTACGCGCGCTATGCACCACAATCACAGAATCTCCTTAAAAGCTCGCTGTGGATTGTGCTAAGTGGGATTATTATTTCACTTATTGCGGGACTAATGATTTTTACTTTTTTGTATGAGTTTGGGCAAGAGCCAAAAGGCGGTTCGGAATTACTCTTTGAGGCGCTTCCGCTTGCGTTTGGCAAGATGAATGCTACCATTCATCATAGCGGCGAGGTTGTGGGATTTCTCTTTTTTCTTGCGGTGATTTTTGCGGGCATTACCTCGGCGGTGTCGATTTTAGAGCCAGCGGTTGCGACGTTTAAGGATAGATTCAACATTTCGCAGGCTAAAAGTGTGTGGATTATCACTCTTGGGATATGGATTTTGGGCGAGATTATTATTGTGAGTTTTTTAAGCGCGTTTGCACCGAGCTTTAGGCTGTTTAATCATAGTTTGTTTGAGAATATCGCCTTTGTGAGTTCGGATTTCCTTATGCCTTTGGGTGGGCTTTTGGCGGTGATTTTTGTAGGTTATAGGCTTAAAACAAAGTTTTTGCAAGAAATCACAGGAAGTTTTTTGGGAAAATGGCAGTTTAGAGTGTGGATTTTCTTGGTGCGTTTTGTTGCACCAATCGCGATTGTAGGGATTTTGGTTTGGGAAGTTTCGAGCGTTTTAAAGATTTTTTAG
- a CDS encoding TIGR02757 family protein, with translation MSFLSRVDFTLFSTQDFAVSNPSLYYRFQSAEDIAHLLEIFRILSAQGGVKEIFLYGYKHITHTPFRILNAIYYTIAHLWEIARVLKIKSSQGLSFALGNAENLVPFNPRGRSALKRWNMFARWMVRKDGVDFGLWSEIVPSELLIPLDTHTFNTARKLGLLTRKSADLQAVIELSQNLKTLCPKDPMRYDFALYRIGQQRVETRGIRFHP, from the coding sequence GTGAGCTTTCTTTCACGCGTTGATTTTACGCTTTTTAGCACGCAGGATTTTGCTGTGTCAAATCCTTCTTTGTATTACCGCTTTCAGAGCGCAGAGGATATTGCGCATTTGCTAGAGATTTTCAGAATCTTAAGCGCGCAAGGTGGGGTGAAAGAAATTTTTTTGTATGGTTATAAACACATTACACACACGCCTTTTAGAATCCTAAATGCGATTTATTATACAATCGCGCACCTTTGGGAAATTGCACGCGTGCTTAAGATTAAAAGCTCGCAAGGCTTGAGCTTTGCGCTAGGGAATGCAGAAAATCTTGTGCCTTTTAATCCGCGTGGGCGCAGTGCATTGAAGCGGTGGAATATGTTTGCGCGCTGGATGGTGCGAAAAGATGGTGTAGATTTTGGGCTGTGGAGTGAAATTGTGCCAAGTGAGTTACTTATCCCGCTTGATACACATACTTTTAACACAGCACGGAAACTCGGGCTTTTAACGCGCAAAAGTGCGGATTTGCAAGCTGTGATTGAATTAAGTCAAAATCTTAAAACCCTCTGCCCTAAAGATCCTATGCGCTATGACTTTGCACTTTATCGGATAGGACAACAACGCGTGGAAACGCGTGGAATTAGATTCCATCCTTAA
- a CDS encoding class II aldolase and adducin N-terminal domain-containing protein: MSIHIREVSNELIDELSKVCLSLFRKDFFGIFHGSISARISQDRFVINKSEAIFDRICEENLILLDKIQDYRWNDASIDAHIHADIYAHFSEAKFIIQATPPFCMAYALKNTFLEPKDYFGYEILGERISIFDTKDFESWYERADTDIVRYLKQSAREFVIIRGYGIFTFGRTLAQIAKTLALIELSCKILVLSQKLDLNLEDSTRFEI, from the coding sequence ATGAGTATCCATATAAGAGAAGTTAGTAACGAGCTGATTGACGAGCTTTCAAAGGTTTGCCTTTCATTATTTCGCAAGGATTTTTTTGGAATCTTTCACGGCTCTATAAGTGCAAGAATCTCCCAAGATCGCTTTGTGATTAATAAAAGTGAGGCGATTTTTGACCGCATTTGTGAGGAAAATCTCATTTTGCTTGACAAGATTCAAGACTATCGCTGGAATGACGCGAGCATCGATGCGCATATCCACGCAGATATTTATGCTCATTTCAGCGAGGCGAAGTTTATTATCCAAGCCACGCCACCTTTTTGTATGGCATACGCGCTTAAAAATACATTTTTAGAGCCAAAGGATTATTTCGGGTACGAGATTTTGGGCGAGCGCATTAGCATTTTTGATACAAAAGATTTTGAGAGCTGGTATGAGCGCGCGGACACGGATATTGTGCGTTATTTGAAGCAAAGCGCGCGCGAGTTTGTCATCATACGAGGTTATGGGATTTTTACCTTTGGGCGCACTTTGGCACAGATTGCAAAAACTTTGGCACTTATTGAGCTAAGTTGCAAGATTCTAGTTTTGAGCCAAAAACTAGATTTAAACCTCGAGGATTCCACACGTTTTGAGATTTAG
- the grpE gene encoding nucleotide exchange factor GrpE, translating to MENENHDTQNSNENTNEVLNDEILSEADSEQSVEESQDFEAKYAELKDQYARAYADFENTKKRLEREKYQSLEYANERFGLDLLPVLDTLQKALESAKNAQADSTQNAIAEGLELTLETFYKALAKHGIELIATDGEFDPNLHECLMQVKDEAKQNGAIAQVLQNGYTYKQRLLRPAMVSIVKND from the coding sequence ATGGAAAATGAGAATCACGACACCCAAAATTCTAATGAAAATACAAATGAGGTATTAAATGATGAGATATTAAGCGAGGCGGATTCTGAACAAAGCGTGGAAGAATCGCAAGATTTTGAAGCAAAATATGCAGAGCTAAAAGATCAATATGCGCGGGCTTATGCGGATTTTGAAAACACCAAAAAACGTTTAGAGCGCGAAAAGTATCAAAGTTTGGAGTATGCAAATGAGCGTTTTGGGTTAGATTTGCTTCCTGTGCTTGATACTTTGCAAAAAGCTTTAGAATCTGCCAAAAACGCACAGGCAGATTCTACGCAAAATGCAATCGCAGAGGGCTTAGAACTCACGCTTGAGACTTTTTATAAGGCTTTGGCAAAGCACGGGATTGAGCTTATCGCAACTGATGGTGAGTTTGACCCAAATTTGCACGAATGCCTTATGCAAGTCAAAGACGAGGCAAAGCAAAATGGCGCAATCGCGCAGGTTTTGCAAAATGGCTACACTTACAAGCAGCGACTTTTACGCCCTGCGATGGTAAGTATTGTAAAAAACGACTAA